CGCTTGGCGGCTTCAAGGGTTTGCTCATCGGCGAATAACATGGCCGGGCTGTCGATCTGGCTGTCCAGCAAGCTCACCAGGTAACTGGCGCTGGCGATGCGTCGCAACTGGCGCTTGGCTTGCAGATGACCTTGCAGGGCGGCAATGGTCAGGCCACCCGCGCAGGCGCCCATCAGGTTGACCTCCCGCGCGCCGGTGATCGACCGGCAGACATTGAGCGCTTCCTCCAGTGCGGCAACGTAGGTGGACAGGCCCCATTCGCGATGGCGCACATCCGGGTTGCGCCAACTGACCATGAAGGTCTGCAAGCCGTTTTTAAGGGCGTATTGCACAAAGCTGTTCGCAGGGCTGAGGTCGAAGATGTAGTACTTGTTGATTTGCGGCGGCACCACCAGCAAGGGCTTGGCGTATTGTTTTTCGCTCATGGGCCTGTACTGGATCAACTCCAGCAGCTCATTGCGAAACACCACGGCGCCGGGGGTGGTGGCGACGGTCTTGCCGACTTCAAAGGCATGCTTGTTGACCTGGCGCGGCAGGCCGTTGTTGTGCAGCAGGTCTTCGAACAAGTGGCTCACGCCGCGCACCACACTGTTGCCGCCGGAATTGAGCAGTTCCTTGATCGCCAGCGGGTTGAGCAAGGTGTTGGACGGCGAGACGGCATCGTTGAGCAGGGCGAATGCGAACTGCGCGCGCGCACGGTCGTCCGCGCTGAGGGCGCTGTCGTCGATCCAGCTGCGCGTCTGTTTTTGCCAGCTCAAGTAGGCTTGCAGGCTGCGCCGGTACAGCGGATTGAGCTTCCAGGTGGGGTCGGCGAAGCGCTTGTCGTGGGGGTTGGGCTCATGCACCGTTTCACCCAGCAACACGCGGCCCAACTGACCGCCTAGGGCCAGGGCGTGGCGTGCGCTGTGCACCGGGTTGCGCAGGCCATGCGCCGCAACAGTGCGCAGGGTCGACAGCAAATCCCGGCCGCGCAGGCCGGTGATCGCATTTTGCGCGTTGATGAACGCAGCGGGGGTGGGCGCCGGGTTCGTCACGGGTCTTTCTCGCATGAGCCAACACTCCTTCGTCAAGCCATCAAGAGGCACGCCAATTCAGAACCATAGTCGGTTCCTGGCAAGTTGCGCGGCGGTGCGATCCTTCACACCGCCGGTCGCGGATGTATCACGGCGCGCAGGCGCTCTTCTTCGAGAAACTTCATGATGATCGGCGCTACGGCTTCAGCCCGGGTGATCAGGAATAAGTGACCATCGTCGATGATGTGCAGCTGCGCATTGGGGATGCGCCAAGCCAGCATGCGCATGTTGACCAGCGGGATCAGCGGGTCGTCGTCCC
Above is a genomic segment from Pseudomonas sp. R5-89-07 containing:
- the phaC gene encoding class II poly(R)-hydroxyalkanoic acid synthase, with protein sequence MRERPVTNPAPTPAAFINAQNAITGLRGRDLLSTLRTVAAHGLRNPVHSARHALALGGQLGRVLLGETVHEPNPHDKRFADPTWKLNPLYRRSLQAYLSWQKQTRSWIDDSALSADDRARAQFAFALLNDAVSPSNTLLNPLAIKELLNSGGNSVVRGVSHLFEDLLHNNGLPRQVNKHAFEVGKTVATTPGAVVFRNELLELIQYRPMSEKQYAKPLLVVPPQINKYYIFDLSPANSFVQYALKNGLQTFMVSWRNPDVRHREWGLSTYVAALEEALNVCRSITGAREVNLMGACAGGLTIAALQGHLQAKRQLRRIASASYLVSLLDSQIDSPAMLFADEQTLEAAKRRSYQQGVLDGRDMAKVFAWMRPNDLIWSYWVNNYLLGKEPPAFDILYWNNDNTRLPAALHGDLLDFFKHNPLSHPGGLEVCGTPIDLQKVTVDSFSVAGINDHITPWDAVYRSTQLLGGERRFVLSNSGHIQSILNPPGNPKANYVENPKLSSDPRAWYYDASHVEGSWWPQWLAWVQQRSGVQRETLTALGNQNYPPMEAAPGTYVRVR